One part of the bacterium genome encodes these proteins:
- a CDS encoding transcriptional repressor: protein MPIFRESHQRKAVLNNLSNRQDHPVAADIYADLRPAIPNLSLGTVYRNLEILETQGKIISINVGQRETHYDAFIEPHAHFYCRQCERIYDFDLEENCCLVQKKLQTDGHRIEKTSIEFIGICKSCTFQ from the coding sequence ATGCCTATCTTCCGCGAGAGTCACCAACGTAAGGCGGTTCTGAATAATTTATCAAATCGTCAAGATCATCCCGTGGCAGCTGATATTTATGCTGATTTGCGTCCCGCGATTCCCAATCTTTCACTGGGGACCGTTTATCGTAATTTGGAGATTCTGGAAACCCAAGGGAAAATTATTAGTATTAACGTTGGGCAGCGGGAAACCCATTATGATGCATTTATAGAACCGCACGCGCATTTTTATTGCAGGCAGTGCGAACGAATTTATGATTTTGATTTAGAGGAAAATTGCTGTCTGGTTCAAAAAAAACTCCAAACGGATGGTCATCGGATTGAAAAAACCAGTATTGAGTTTATCGGTATTTGCAAGTCCTGCACGTTCCAGTAA
- a CDS encoding MBL fold metallo-hydrolase encodes MRIKYYGPRGSLPTPGKNTLHYGGNTTCLSIRANNTQFIVDGGSGLRVLGNELFGKQKKGEYFFFWTHFHWDHIMGFPFFVPNFIPGNKMNHYGSYQMKNVLLRQQEFITFPVAFKQMPSDHTFHTVLKNKSIQVRGVTIDNCPNNHPAGGYIYKFTWKNKSVVFATDTEHFEKGMDQKLLKLSQGADLLIYDAQYTPEEYVKGRQGWGHSTWEQGVALAKAAKVKRLHLYHHDQLHTDGFLEKKILAPARKQFAKTHLAREGWEIKL; translated from the coding sequence ATGCGCATTAAATATTACGGGCCAAGAGGTTCTTTGCCGACCCCGGGCAAGAACACGCTTCACTATGGCGGCAACACAACGTGTCTCTCTATTCGCGCCAACAATACACAGTTTATTGTGGATGGTGGATCAGGCTTACGGGTTTTGGGGAATGAACTTTTTGGGAAGCAGAAAAAAGGAGAGTATTTTTTTTTCTGGACCCATTTTCATTGGGATCATATTATGGGGTTTCCTTTTTTTGTGCCCAATTTTATTCCAGGGAATAAAATGAACCACTATGGATCATACCAGATGAAAAATGTTTTGCTGCGCCAGCAGGAGTTCATCACTTTTCCGGTGGCATTCAAGCAGATGCCGAGTGACCATACATTCCATACCGTACTAAAAAATAAATCAATCCAGGTACGCGGCGTGACGATTGATAATTGTCCGAATAATCATCCGGCCGGAGGATATATTTATAAATTTACCTGGAAGAATAAATCTGTTGTTTTTGCAACCGATACAGAGCATTTTGAGAAGGGCATGGACCAAAAGCTCCTAAAATTATCCCAAGGGGCGGATCTTTTAATCTACGATGCCCAGTATACACCTGAGGAATATGTCAAGGGGCGGCAAGGCTGGGGGCACAGTACCTGGGAGCAGGGGGTTGCACTGGCCAAGGCCGCCAAGGTGAAGCGGCTCCATCTCTATCATCATGATCAACTCCATACGGACGGTTTTTTAGAGAAAAAAATACTTGCACCTGCGCGCAAGCAGTTTGCAAAAACCCATTTGGCGCGTGAGGGATGGGAAATCAAACTATAA
- a CDS encoding NUDIX hydrolase produces the protein MKPAREKKIKGRVLYRGRILDVFVDTVRVPGGGEHIREVVGHRPAVAIVPVLPKGKIVIIRQYRYAVKKYLWELPAGLIDRGETPLKAARRELLEETGYQAGKMHSLVSVYSSPGFSQEKIHLFIARDLKKVSDPALDSDEFLVAKVMAWRTALTLVRKGEIEDGKTVLGLMLAREK, from the coding sequence ATCAAGCCGGCACGGGAAAAAAAAATAAAAGGCCGGGTACTCTATCGTGGTCGTATTTTAGATGTTTTTGTGGATACGGTACGTGTGCCGGGGGGCGGCGAACATATCCGGGAGGTCGTAGGACACCGACCGGCAGTTGCGATCGTTCCTGTTTTACCCAAGGGAAAAATAGTGATTATCCGGCAGTATCGCTATGCGGTAAAAAAATATCTTTGGGAACTCCCGGCCGGGCTGATTGACCGGGGCGAGACACCGCTCAAAGCAGCCCGACGTGAGTTGCTGGAGGAGACCGGGTATCAGGCGGGAAAAATGCATTCCCTGGTTTCCGTGTACAGTTCACCGGGATTCAGCCAAGAAAAAATCCATCTTTTTATTGCCCGTGATCTAAAAAAAGTTTCAGATCCGGCGTTGGATAGTGATGAATTTTTAGTGGCAAAAGTCATGGCATGGAGGACCGCGCTGACGCTGGTTCGAAAAGGGGAAATTGAGGATGGCAAGACGGTATTGGGCTTGATGTTGGCGCGAGAAAAATGA
- a CDS encoding NifU family protein, translating into MKEKIEKVLDAVRPVLQADGGSVELVAVEGAIVKVRLQGACGNCPMATVTLKQVIEKKIKEAIPEIESVEAV; encoded by the coding sequence ATGAAAGAGAAAATTGAGAAGGTATTGGATGCGGTACGTCCTGTACTGCAAGCCGACGGCGGGAGCGTAGAATTGGTCGCTGTAGAAGGGGCGATTGTTAAAGTGCGTTTACAGGGTGCTTGCGGCAACTGTCCCATGGCGACCGTGACACTGAAGCAGGTTATTGAAAAAAAAATTAAGGAAGCCATTCCCGAAATTGAAAGCGTGGAGGCTGTTTGA
- the metW gene encoding methionine biosynthesis protein MetW: MVQNRIYENILLSDYDVVVSLIEKGSRVLDLGCGNGSLLVRLIKERQVHARGVEIKQDAVIACIHKGLSVFQGDIDAGLADYGNATYDYVVLNQTLQAIHRPDFVIEEMLRVGKKAIISFPNFGYWRIRKNLMLRGCMPRTNKLPFDWYNTPNIHLLTIQDFIHFCKARKITILKKISLLKNNRRDKANTVSFLPNFFADEGLFVITSQDPS, translated from the coding sequence ATGGTGCAGAATAGAATTTATGAAAATATTTTACTCTCTGATTATGATGTTGTGGTCTCTTTAATAGAGAAGGGAAGCCGGGTTTTGGATCTGGGTTGCGGCAATGGTTCCCTGCTGGTACGATTGATTAAAGAACGTCAGGTTCATGCCAGGGGCGTGGAAATTAAACAGGATGCGGTGATTGCCTGTATTCATAAAGGGTTATCCGTTTTTCAAGGAGATATCGATGCCGGTTTGGCGGATTATGGGAATGCCACCTATGATTATGTGGTGCTCAATCAAACCCTCCAGGCAATTCATCGGCCGGATTTTGTTATTGAGGAAATGCTGCGGGTTGGAAAAAAAGCAATTATATCGTTTCCGAATTTTGGCTATTGGCGAATTCGAAAAAATCTTATGCTGCGCGGTTGTATGCCCAGAACCAATAAATTACCTTTTGACTGGTACAATACGCCCAATATTCATCTTTTGACGATTCAAGATTTTATACACTTTTGTAAGGCACGGAAGATCACTATTTTAAAGAAAATCAGTCTATTGAAAAATAATCGGCGTGACAAAGCCAACACAGTTTCTTTTCTACCCAATTTTTTTGCAGATGAAGGGTTGTTTGTGATTACAAGTCAGGACCCGTCATGA
- a CDS encoding homoserine O-acetyltransferase — translation MRLKLPAEGFNLECGRSLKEIEIAYETYGHLNAQKDNAVLILHALTGDAHAAGRHQPEDKKTGWWDFMIGPGKAFDTNRYFILCTNVLGGCQGSTGPSSVNPETGKPYGMAFPMLTIGDMVRAQKMVVEEFGVQQLFSMAGGSMGGMAVLEWMLRFPDSVRSAMIFASTSQLSPQSIAFNEVGRQAIISDPHWQKGDYYDKESRPETGLAIARMIGHITYLSEKSMDKKFGRRLQNREEYGYEFSKEFEVESYLHYQGLRFVQRFDANTYLYITKAMDYYNAAADWGKGSLEKACARIQAKTLVLSFTSDWLFPSRQSKELVKALRQNNSDVSYLEMDSDYGHDAFLISSETLNRVVDSFLDNLYQSGGA, via the coding sequence ATGCGGTTGAAGCTTCCAGCGGAAGGATTTAACCTGGAATGCGGTCGTTCGCTCAAGGAGATCGAGATTGCGTATGAGACCTATGGACACTTGAATGCGCAAAAGGATAACGCTGTTTTAATCCTTCATGCGTTAACCGGCGATGCCCACGCTGCCGGCCGGCATCAACCTGAAGATAAAAAAACCGGATGGTGGGATTTTATGATTGGGCCGGGAAAGGCATTTGATACCAACCGCTATTTTATCCTTTGCACCAATGTACTTGGCGGATGCCAGGGATCGACCGGCCCTTCTTCCGTCAATCCGGAGACAGGGAAACCCTACGGCATGGCGTTTCCCATGTTGACCATTGGAGATATGGTCAGGGCACAAAAAATGGTGGTCGAAGAATTTGGTGTTCAGCAGCTTTTTTCCATGGCCGGAGGCTCGATGGGAGGGATGGCAGTATTGGAATGGATGCTGCGTTTCCCGGACAGTGTGCGCTCTGCGATGATTTTTGCTTCCACGTCACAGCTTTCGCCGCAATCAATAGCGTTTAATGAGGTCGGTCGGCAGGCAATTATTTCTGATCCCCATTGGCAAAAGGGGGACTATTATGATAAGGAAAGCCGTCCGGAAACCGGACTGGCAATTGCCAGAATGATCGGTCATATAACCTATCTTTCCGAAAAATCGATGGATAAAAAATTTGGAAGGCGTCTTCAAAACCGGGAAGAATATGGGTATGAATTCAGCAAAGAATTTGAGGTGGAAAGTTATTTACATTATCAGGGCCTCCGGTTTGTACAGCGTTTTGACGCGAACACCTATTTATACATCACCAAGGCGATGGATTATTACAATGCGGCTGCGGACTGGGGCAAAGGAAGTCTGGAGAAAGCGTGTGCCCGTATTCAGGCCAAGACCCTGGTCCTGTCTTTTACTTCGGATTGGCTTTTTCCTTCCAGGCAGTCGAAAGAGCTGGTGAAGGCACTTCGACAGAACAACAGCGATGTTTCTTATCTGGAGATGGACTCGGATTACGGGCATGATGCATTTTTAATCTCTTCGGAAACACTTAATCGGGTGGTGGATAGTTTTCTGGATAATCTATATCAATCCGGTGGTGCCTGA
- a CDS encoding rhomboid family intramembrane serine protease, translating into MPTYHYTSSSPGYSVGQPWTPAVKKLIIANVVVFLLQLLFGKNSWMDLMALQIPQAVTEMRLWQPFTYMFLHGGFWHLAFNMFALWMFGCDVEQKLGTRLFYIYYIVSGLGAGICVAVVGKLAGEQSITVGASGAIFGILMAYGILFAEKIITLLVFFILPVRMKAKTMVLLFGAFEFLAGVGNALGNVSHLAHLSGLLVGYLFFRYRLPQYAPQFSLFQQLKLWKAGKNVRKMDSELEIDQILDKISREGIGSLSRREREILHQASQRKRGNGPGAN; encoded by the coding sequence ATGCCAACTTATCACTATACGAGTTCATCACCCGGTTACAGTGTGGGCCAACCTTGGACACCCGCTGTCAAAAAACTTATTATCGCCAATGTTGTCGTCTTTCTTCTTCAACTTCTATTTGGGAAAAATTCCTGGATGGATCTTATGGCTCTCCAGATTCCCCAGGCCGTCACCGAGATGCGCCTCTGGCAGCCTTTTACCTATATGTTTCTCCACGGCGGTTTTTGGCATCTGGCATTTAACATGTTTGCCTTATGGATGTTCGGTTGTGATGTGGAACAAAAACTCGGAACCCGCTTATTCTATATTTATTATATCGTCAGCGGACTTGGGGCGGGAATTTGTGTTGCCGTGGTCGGTAAACTTGCCGGGGAACAAAGCATCACGGTGGGTGCTTCCGGGGCGATCTTTGGAATTCTTATGGCGTACGGCATCCTTTTTGCGGAAAAAATCATCACCCTGCTGGTCTTTTTCATCTTACCTGTACGCATGAAAGCCAAAACCATGGTGTTGCTCTTTGGTGCTTTTGAATTTCTTGCCGGGGTTGGCAATGCTCTGGGGAATGTCTCGCATCTGGCACATTTAAGCGGATTATTGGTTGGTTATCTTTTTTTCCGCTACCGCTTACCGCAGTATGCTCCGCAATTCTCCCTTTTCCAGCAGCTTAAACTGTGGAAAGCGGGAAAAAATGTCCGGAAAATGGACTCCGAATTGGAAATCGATCAAATTCTAGATAAAATTTCACGCGAGGGTATCGGTTCTCTCTCGCGCCGGGAACGGGAAATTTTACATCAAGCCTCACAGCGCAAACGTGGTAATGGACCCGGTGCAAATTAA
- a CDS encoding sigma-54 dependent transcriptional regulator, producing MNTSRNILIVDDEPEHCMVVSRALSSAGYITEVANDGPRAIELSQQKKYDLYLLDIRMQPIDGIQVLKEIRSLHPEIYAIMLSALGDVDVAVKCMKLGAYDFLSKPLNLDELLITVANAMKSMQLQLEVKNLRSQIKIQKSTDQLLGESGKMKEFLKTIEQIARHDITVMIRGESGTGKELTARALHAHSRRAKEPFVSVDCATLPETLVESELFGYERGAFTGATARKIGRFEHAGKGTLFLDEIGNLDISVQVKLLRVLQERRFCRLGGKEELSFQATVFTATNVNLERAIHEGRFREDLYYRLNEFVLRLPPLRERQEDIPLLIKSFIDSFNRKFEKNVKDVSPEVMNYFMQHDWPGNVREMKNIIKRAVVLADDMVHFHHLPEMQERGLLQTPGLTQPQSASEPEEDVVDIEETTLKDIVKQAVTKIERRVILETLEACHWNRSTTAKKLEIDYKTLYNKMREYCIG from the coding sequence TTGAACACGAGTCGAAATATTCTCATTGTTGATGATGAACCTGAACATTGTATGGTTGTTTCCCGCGCGCTGAGTTCAGCCGGATATATTACCGAGGTGGCCAATGACGGACCCAGGGCCATTGAGTTGAGTCAGCAAAAAAAATATGATTTATATCTTTTGGATATTCGTATGCAGCCCATAGACGGCATTCAGGTCTTGAAAGAGATCAGAAGCCTTCATCCTGAAATTTATGCCATTATGTTGTCTGCGCTCGGTGACGTTGATGTGGCGGTTAAATGTATGAAGCTGGGTGCCTATGATTTTCTTTCTAAACCGCTCAACTTGGATGAACTGTTGATAACGGTGGCCAATGCAATGAAGTCCATGCAGTTGCAGCTTGAGGTAAAAAACCTTCGCTCCCAGATAAAAATACAAAAAAGCACGGATCAGCTGTTGGGCGAGTCAGGTAAGATGAAGGAATTCTTAAAAACCATTGAACAAATTGCCCGGCATGATATAACGGTCATGATACGTGGTGAATCCGGCACAGGTAAGGAGCTAACCGCGCGTGCATTGCATGCCCATAGTCGACGCGCAAAAGAACCGTTTGTTTCAGTTGATTGTGCCACATTGCCTGAAACCCTTGTAGAAAGTGAACTGTTTGGGTATGAGCGGGGGGCCTTCACCGGTGCCACGGCAAGGAAGATCGGGCGTTTTGAGCATGCGGGTAAAGGGACTCTGTTTTTAGATGAAATCGGAAATTTAGATATTTCTGTTCAAGTGAAATTATTGCGTGTATTACAGGAACGGCGTTTTTGCCGGTTGGGTGGTAAAGAAGAGCTTTCGTTTCAGGCGACGGTTTTTACTGCGACCAATGTTAATTTGGAACGTGCCATTCATGAAGGGCGTTTTCGGGAAGACCTTTACTATCGACTGAATGAATTTGTTTTACGGCTTCCGCCGTTGCGAGAGCGTCAAGAAGATATTCCACTTTTAATCAAAAGTTTTATTGATTCCTTCAACCGGAAGTTTGAAAAAAACGTTAAAGATGTATCTCCTGAGGTCATGAATTATTTTATGCAACATGACTGGCCCGGCAATGTACGGGAAATGAAAAATATCATTAAACGGGCAGTGGTACTGGCCGATGATATGGTTCATTTTCACCATCTGCCTGAAATGCAGGAGCGCGGACTTTTGCAGACCCCCGGTTTAACGCAACCGCAATCCGCATCAGAGCCGGAAGAAGATGTTGTGGATATTGAAGAAACAACCTTGAAGGATATTGTCAAACAGGCGGTTACCAAGATTGAACGCCGTGTTATTTTAGAGACGTTGGAAGCCTGTCACTGGAATCGCTCAACAACTGCGAAAAAGCTGGAAATTGATTATAAAACCCTATATAACAAGATGAGGGAATATTGTATTGGCTAA
- a CDS encoding AAA family ATPase, which translates to MSYEAFFNLKEQPFSNAPESRFFYESRQHSEALIRLMHAINTMKGLAVMVGEIGCGKTLLARKLLESLENDEQYEAALLVIVHSEITAEWLLKKIAAQLGVKEPGDKKAVILPQLYERLMEIYDEGRKAVVIIDEANMLLTREIFEEFRGLLNLEAPGHKLLSINLIGLPELEQNIALDPPLQQRIALKFTLQSLLEADVTEYIKHRIVIGGSPKELFTAGAYKKIFLYSKGIPRLINTVCDNGLLESFLIKKEIVDEEIIDGVGNDLGLKME; encoded by the coding sequence TTGAGTTATGAAGCCTTTTTTAATTTGAAAGAACAGCCTTTTTCCAATGCACCCGAATCACGTTTTTTTTATGAGAGTCGGCAGCATTCCGAAGCACTGATCAGGCTTATGCATGCCATCAACACCATGAAAGGGTTGGCTGTCATGGTAGGCGAGATTGGATGCGGTAAAACACTTTTGGCCAGAAAATTACTGGAAAGTCTTGAAAACGATGAGCAATACGAGGCGGCCTTGTTGGTGATTGTACACTCGGAGATAACGGCGGAATGGTTGCTGAAAAAAATTGCAGCTCAACTCGGGGTCAAAGAGCCAGGCGATAAAAAGGCGGTTATATTACCACAGCTTTATGAAAGATTGATGGAGATTTATGATGAGGGTAGAAAAGCTGTGGTGATTATTGATGAGGCGAATATGCTGCTCACCCGTGAAATTTTCGAGGAGTTTCGCGGGTTGCTTAACCTCGAAGCACCCGGACACAAGCTGCTTTCCATCAATCTGATTGGGTTGCCGGAGTTGGAACAAAACATTGCATTGGACCCGCCTTTGCAGCAGCGGATTGCATTGAAATTTACACTGCAAAGTCTGTTGGAGGCGGATGTTACTGAATATATCAAGCATCGCATCGTCATCGGGGGAAGTCCAAAAGAACTTTTTACAGCAGGAGCGTATAAGAAAATATTCCTCTATTCCAAGGGGATTCCGCGGTTGATTAATACGGTTTGTGACAATGGTCTGCTGGAAAGTTTTTTAATTAAAAAAGAAATTGTGGATGAAGAGATTATTGATGGCGTGGGAAATGATCTTGGATTAAAAATGGAATAA
- a CDS encoding tetratricopeptide repeat protein, which produces MDKKKLAKQAFQDFREGHYEAALKKYKQMLSMDPADINTIIILGDVSEWLGQLSDALRYYKDAILLLFSQPDSGEKIEMIKNKMTKLDPDSVDDITPPVSQAEKAKQDSPELNQAVEQLKNAITRDPKNFENYQKLGDLLAKNGRNQEAAEYYLIIGNALYNNRMYKKAGAVFRKIIQLDSACLPARIAMGEIYVKEGSDSDAKKEFLYAAEEFIRQGNFDRGKQFAQKAIQHKSIEAHYYLGLVHLHNQKTEDARQEFETLLKFKVSHMGGLTQLARIFTQMKQWDDAGKLYERLIKKDAKNATAHERIANIAIEKNDIAGARDNFIKAMDMFATKEEWERTAICASQAVKQDSNNQELYLKLADASYNAGLEEQAAGACNALADLLEAQGKIADAENMRAKAAELTGGKMPQPASSAAKPVEPPPPAASQAPAPKPKPSPEKTETQVMLNIADTYVQQGSLDEAIEIYQKILKSDPKNINVKNALTRVYAMFAGINPETAIARKKVSEPVVNNDEEKEEQRVQREARERALREAQVRAQRSTAQEPQQTTVLSKEPELLQSISNTQGDEVAGDSQDEFMTVTVAEIYTKQGLLNEALKIYQKILEIEPGNMEAQVKKQSLEGKMAEQEKLSKQTQARTKPEKPSVPPAGESKPDPKKEEPEKKVEKKGEDVKKSKTPEMGTEKPKSTKDDDRQEPPSKGRRGRVSYV; this is translated from the coding sequence ATGGATAAAAAAAAATTGGCCAAGCAGGCCTTTCAAGATTTCCGAGAAGGGCACTATGAGGCTGCACTGAAAAAGTACAAGCAAATGCTTTCGATGGACCCGGCGGACATCAATACCATTATTATTTTGGGTGATGTGAGTGAGTGGTTGGGTCAACTTTCGGATGCTCTGCGCTATTATAAAGATGCCATTCTGTTGCTTTTCTCTCAACCCGATTCAGGGGAAAAAATTGAGATGATTAAAAATAAAATGACCAAACTGGACCCGGACAGTGTGGATGATATTACGCCACCGGTTTCCCAAGCGGAAAAAGCCAAGCAAGATTCACCGGAACTTAATCAAGCTGTTGAACAACTAAAAAATGCCATTACCCGTGATCCTAAAAATTTTGAAAATTATCAAAAATTAGGTGATTTGCTGGCAAAAAACGGGAGAAATCAAGAAGCTGCCGAGTACTATCTGATTATCGGGAATGCCCTTTATAACAACCGAATGTACAAAAAAGCCGGGGCGGTTTTTAGGAAAATTATCCAGTTGGATTCAGCATGCCTGCCTGCGCGGATTGCTATGGGAGAAATTTATGTAAAGGAAGGTTCTGATTCGGATGCCAAGAAGGAATTTTTATATGCCGCTGAGGAGTTCATCCGCCAGGGCAATTTTGATAGAGGAAAACAATTTGCTCAAAAAGCAATTCAGCACAAAAGTATTGAAGCACATTATTATTTGGGACTGGTTCATTTGCATAATCAAAAAACCGAGGATGCGCGTCAGGAATTTGAGACACTCTTAAAATTTAAGGTCAGTCATATGGGCGGGTTGACCCAATTGGCACGTATTTTTACACAAATGAAACAATGGGATGATGCCGGTAAATTGTATGAACGATTGATTAAAAAAGATGCCAAAAATGCCACGGCCCATGAACGTATCGCCAACATTGCCATTGAGAAGAATGATATTGCCGGTGCCCGGGATAATTTTATTAAAGCGATGGATATGTTTGCCACCAAGGAAGAATGGGAGAGAACCGCCATTTGTGCAAGCCAGGCGGTTAAACAGGACAGCAACAACCAAGAGCTGTATTTAAAACTGGCGGATGCGTCCTACAATGCCGGTCTTGAGGAACAAGCCGCCGGAGCTTGTAATGCATTGGCCGATCTTTTGGAAGCCCAAGGTAAAATCGCGGATGCGGAAAATATGCGCGCCAAAGCGGCGGAATTGACCGGCGGTAAAATGCCGCAGCCGGCATCGTCTGCAGCCAAACCCGTGGAACCACCGCCACCGGCGGCATCGCAAGCGCCCGCACCCAAGCCCAAGCCTTCACCCGAGAAGACAGAGACGCAAGTGATGCTTAATATAGCCGACACCTATGTTCAACAAGGTTCGCTGGATGAGGCGATTGAAATTTATCAGAAAATTTTAAAATCTGATCCAAAAAATATAAACGTAAAAAATGCCTTAACCAGAGTTTATGCCATGTTTGCCGGGATTAATCCGGAAACAGCCATTGCCAGAAAAAAAGTGTCTGAACCGGTTGTGAATAACGATGAAGAAAAAGAAGAACAACGGGTTCAAAGAGAGGCTCGGGAACGGGCGTTGCGTGAGGCGCAGGTGAGGGCGCAGCGCAGTACGGCTCAGGAACCACAGCAAACCACAGTGCTGTCAAAAGAGCCGGAATTATTGCAATCCATAAGCAATACACAAGGGGATGAAGTCGCCGGGGATAGCCAGGATGAATTCATGACGGTTACAGTGGCGGAAATTTACACGAAACAGGGATTGCTCAACGAAGCACTCAAAATTTATCAAAAAATACTTGAGATAGAACCGGGCAATATGGAAGCACAGGTTAAAAAACAATCGCTTGAAGGAAAGATGGCGGAACAGGAAAAACTCAGCAAACAGACCCAAGCCAGAACAAAACCAGAGAAACCAAGTGTGCCGCCTGCCGGGGAAAGCAAACCGGACCCCAAAAAAGAAGAACCGGAAAAAAAGGTGGAAAAAAAGGGTGAGGATGTAAAAAAAAGTAAGACACCTGAAATGGGAACAGAAAAACCAAAATCCACAAAAGACGATGACCGTCAGGAACCGCCGTCCAAAGGCAGGCGGGGCCGCGTATCTTATGTATAA
- a CDS encoding diguanylate cyclase, producing MKEKLIGIGATAKLSGLSERTLRYWESLGLITPVRVPSGHRKYNKQMVKKIIALKETLEHNNLRINDLLTSSAFLQDEMLKRKVKDINQFNVGSEIEDGYADSKGTNRVHPLTNLPDHFFIQQEIDRRLSEGQKTAICYIDLDNFRAYNLRYGYQRGDKLLKFTALIIFDVTRDHGNPNDIVGHLGGDNFVIVTTPEKYPLVCSKLIENFDRLIAQQYDKEDRKQGYIININRKGEVLKYSIMNLSVAVVTNERRNLAHYAQIDDIANELKQYAQKLKKSDFVVDKRAS from the coding sequence ATGAAAGAAAAATTAATTGGAATTGGTGCTACTGCAAAACTTAGTGGTCTTTCTGAACGAACCCTTCGATATTGGGAGAGTTTGGGTCTCATTACACCTGTTCGTGTTCCATCAGGACACAGAAAATACAACAAGCAAATGGTGAAAAAGATTATTGCGCTCAAAGAGACACTTGAGCATAATAATCTTAGAATCAATGATCTGCTTACCTCGTCGGCATTTTTACAAGACGAGATGCTTAAGCGTAAAGTCAAAGATATCAATCAGTTCAATGTTGGTTCTGAAATTGAGGATGGTTATGCCGATTCCAAAGGCACCAATCGTGTTCATCCGCTTACCAATCTTCCTGATCACTTTTTTATTCAGCAAGAAATTGATCGTCGGTTGTCCGAGGGACAGAAAACAGCGATTTGCTATATAGATCTTGATAATTTTCGGGCGTATAATTTACGCTATGGCTACCAGCGGGGGGATAAATTACTTAAATTTACGGCATTGATTATTTTCGATGTAACCCGCGATCATGGTAACCCCAATGATATCGTTGGTCATTTGGGCGGGGATAATTTTGTTATTGTTACGACACCTGAAAAGTACCCGTTGGTTTGTTCTAAATTAATTGAGAATTTTGATCGACTCATTGCACAGCAGTATGACAAAGAAGACCGTAAGCAGGGATACATCATTAATATTAACCGGAAGGGTGAGGTTTTAAAATATTCGATTATGAATTTATCTGTTGCGGTTGTTACCAATGAGCGGAGAAATTTGGCACATTATGCGCAAATTGATGATATTGCAAATGAATTGAAGCAATATGCTCAAAAATTGAAGAAAAGTGATTTTGTAGTGGATAAGCGGGCATCGTAG